One window from the genome of Salvia splendens isolate huo1 chromosome 9, SspV2, whole genome shotgun sequence encodes:
- the LOC121749610 gene encoding scarecrow-like protein 3 → MFQEDGSSSATSSPLQNFPMTSLSPAPTAPHPWLKELKPEERGLYLIHLLLNCSSLVAAGNLESANIALDQISGLASPQGDTMQRIAAYFSEALADRILRSWPGVYKAFNSTRVPAAAAEEIAIRRMFFELLPFMKVASVISNQAIVEAMEGEKVVHLIDLNAAEPVQWRALIQDLSARPEGPPHLRITAVHHRKEVLDQMAHALSDTAENLDIPFQFNPILIDMKVEKLDFEKLRVKTGEALAVISVMHLHTHLACEDDPRGGRSPSNDSGSSSSPLSSPQSPGVESFLSAIWSLSPKIMVVTEHESDHNGRHLMERLSEALHFYAALFDCMESTLPRASLERQRMEKMVLGEEIKNIIACEGTERRERHEKLEKWSQRLEGGGFAGVPLSYYAMLQAKRLLQGYKCDGYKIRDENGSVVICWQDRPIYSVSAWRFRR, encoded by the coding sequence ATGTTTCAAGAGGACGGATCATCATCCGCGACTTCGTCGCCGCTGCAAAATTTTCCAATGACTTCGCTATCACCAGCTCCGACGGCGCCACATCCATGGCTGAAGGAGCTGAAACCGGAAGAGAGAGGATTGTATCTGATCCATCTACTCCTCAACTGCTCCAGCCTCGTCGCCGCCGGCAACCTCGAGAGCGCAAACATCGCCCTCGATCAAATCTCCGGCCTCGCCTCGCCGCAAGGCGACACGATGCAGCGAATCGCCGCCTACTTCTCCGAAGCCCTCGCCGACCGGATCCTCCGATCCTGGCCCGGCGTGTACAAGGCCTTCAATTCGACTAGGGTTCCGgccgcggcggcggaggagatcGCGATAAGGCGGATGTTCTTCGAGCTGCTTCCGTTTATGAAGGTTGCTTCCGTGATCAGCAATCAGGCGATCGTCGAGGCAATGGAAGGGGAGAAGGTTGTCCATCTGATCGATCTCAATGCTGCCGAGCCGGTTCAGTGGCGCGCGCTGATCCAGGACCTCAGCGCCCGGCCGGAGGGGCCGCCGCATCTCCGGATCACGGCGGTGCACCACCGGAAGGAGGTGCTGGATCAGATGGCGCACGCACTGAGCGATACGGCCGAGAATTTAGACATTCCGTTCCAATTCAACCCTATTTTGATTGATATGAAGGTTGAGAAGCTTGATTTTGAGAAACTTCGTGTGAAAACAGGGGAGGCATTAGCGGTTATTTCGGTTATGCATCTTCACACGCATCTAGCGTGTGAAGACGATCCCCGTGGTGGGAGGAGCCCGAGCAATGACTCAGGCTCCTCGTCATCACCGCTCTCCTCGCCCCAATCCCCGGGCGTGGAGAGCTTCCTCAGCGCGATATGGAGTCTTTCCCCGAAAATCATGGTTGTGACCGAGCACGAATCCGACCACAACGGGAGACACCTGATGGAGAGACTCTCCGAGGCTCTCCACTTCTACGCTGCGCTGTTCGACTGCATGGAGTCGACTCTGCCACGAGCTTCGTTGGAGAGGCAGAGGATGGAGAAGATGGTGTTAGGCGAGGAGATCAAGAACATCATTGCGTGTGAGGGGACAGAGAGGCGGGAGAGGCACGAGAAGCTCGAGAAATGGAGCCAGAGGCTCGAGGGGGGCGGATTCGCGGGCGTGCCACTTAGCTACTACGCGATGCTGCAGGCGAAGAGGCTGCTGCAGGGATACAAGTGTGATGGATACAAGATTAGAGATGAGAATGGGAGTGTGGTGATTTGTTGGCAAGATCGGCCAATCTACTCTGTTTCGGCTTGGAGATTTAGGAGGTGA
- the LOC121749058 gene encoding DDT domain-containing protein PTM-like has protein sequence MDYVGLKVVRKDFGGRAASFGTVVAFSTTTGLFRVAFDGGDESEEMQLTELYPLFLTPPPPGFGQMPLGKESSVGIGADLENPRDSGRNFDLNVSGDIDLNVDVDGGGGVGLHGLDLNEGVNYILNGETDSTPKSRETDLNLDLNEAAQAEESSTTSAKIDLNEQASAMEIDDRGKAAAEDDDDDCAIIPAPSHHVGGGSSSGGRGRWRRNYRTNPDAESRRLNAMPSFPARDNQLYVANTRLMQFQASAPPPPPKAYLPESSTSLDIGGASMVDFLSVYAFVRYFSVTLLVSPFQISDFAAALMSNDSTPLFDAVHLALMTALRSHLTSLADGEFASASACLRSLNWDLLDLITWPVFLIEYLLFHSPKHIPGLDRSEFKLFQSEYYAMPAPAKVAILRHLCDDVLESKAFKAEADKRALMAETQSWNSRYFSWKGKKNKRRSSGGDGDDLAGEFLNDFVADGNGDECYLCKTDGNLICCDGCPAAFHARCVGVVTSQLPVGDWICPECTIERDASYQLSKSIRGMELLGVDAYARHYYNCCGYLFVADSREDNYWFSLYNKDDMPAVVAALETSSTVYDVIASAIRRNWNLTLGVSSEVPEDTVNPRDEGAGSGASTSSSELANYANLYGFARMSYKFSKELASKWSEEEQATKSAGEIIGRQMRVISNKYAAFSWPNLRDLGLATTRRENCGWCICCKVPQLEKDCLFIASDNVQASENFTSQALGIMPGSDSRKIHLVDIICHLIWIEECLRSLLSGPWLDQSYSGRWRNNAVEAAHIGSLKHLLIELASNLPRRVLSGDWTKSVDNAATMGSSSHTMKKFTTRVSRLPADSRGKRKCPKSKLARTPKEEQGVSLSWWRGGKASRKLFNWKTCGIAGGCKKIDGVSYPDGGDYAKRTKGLAWSAAVEASKTVEQLALQVRLFDASIKWNAVGIINLHPEPKKDKQGRR, from the exons ATGGACTACGTCGGACTCAAGGTGGTGAGGAAGGATTTCGGAGGCCGCGCCGCTAGCTTCGGCACAGTGGTGGCCTTTTCCACCACCACCGGTCTATTCAGAGTTGCCTTCGATGGCGGCGACGAATCCGAGGAGATGCAGCTGACGGAGCTCTATCCGCTCTTCCTCACGCCGCCACCGCCTGGTTTTGGCCAGATGCCGCTGGGGAAGGAGAGCAGCGTCGGAATCGGAGCAGATCTAGAAAATCCTCGTGATTCCGGTCGGAATTTTGATCTGAATGTTTCCGGAGACATCGATTTGAACGTCGACGtcgacggcggcggcggtgtTGGATTGCATGGTCTGGACTTGAACGAAGGAGTGAACTACATTCTCAACGGAGAAACCGATTCCACACCAAAATCCAGAGAAACTGATCTGAATCTGGATTTAAACGAAGCGGCGCAGGCGGAGGAATCCAGCACCACCTCCGCTAAGATCGACTTGAACGAGCAGGCGTCGGCTATGGAGATCGACGACAGAGGGAAAGCCGCAGCCGAGGACGATGACGACGACTGTGCAATCATACCGGCTCCATCACACCACGTCGGAggcggcagcagcagcggcggccgAGGCAGATGGAGGAGGAATTACCGAACAAATCCAGATGCGGAATCGAGGAGACTCAATGCCATGCCCTCTTTTCCAGCTAGGGATAATCAATTGTATGTGGCGAACACTCGTCTCATGCAATTCCAAGCatcggctcctcctcctcctccgaagGCGTATCTTCCAGAATCTTCCACCAGTTTGGATATCGGCGGAGCTTCTATGGTGGATTTCCTCTCGGTGTACGCATTTGTGAGATACTTCAGTGTCACGCTACTCGTGAGCCCGTTCCAAATCAGCGACTTTGCCGCTGCTCTGATGAGCAATGACTCGACGCCGCTGTTCGACGCTGTACATCTGGCGCTCATGACGGCGCTCAGATCACATCTCACATCCCTCGCTGATGGAGAATTCGCGTCTGCATCTGCGTGCCTAAG GTCTCTAAACTGGGATTTGCTGGACTTGATAACGTGGCCGGTATTCCTCATCGAGTACCTCCTCTTCCACAGTCCAAAGCACATCCCTGGTTTGGATCGCAGCGAGTTCAAGCTCTTCCAGAGCGAGTACTACGCAATGCCGGCCCCAGCAAAGGTCGCCATCCTACGCCATCTCTGCGACGACGTCCTTGAATCGAAGGCTTTCAAGGCCGAGGCCGACAAGAGGGCGCTCATGGCGGAGACCCAGAGCTGGAACTCTCGCTACTTCAGCTGGAAAGGAAAGAAGAATAAGAGGAGAAGCAGCGGAGGAGATGGTGATGATCTGGCAGGGGAGTTTCTGAACGACTTCGTAGCCGATGGGAATGGCGACGAGTGCTATCTGTGTAAAACAGATGGTAACCTGATCTGCTGCGACGGCTGCCCTGCTGCGTTCCATGCTAGATGCGTTGGGGTCGTCACCAGCCAATTGCCCGTTGGCGATTGGATTTGCCCTGAGTGCACCATAGAAAGGGATGCGTCTTACCAGCTGAGTAAGTCTATCCGTGGAATGGAGCTGCTCGGGGTTGATGCTTATGCCCGGCACTACTACAACTGCTGCGGTTACTTGTTCGT GGCGGACTCGCGTGAAGACAACTACTGGTTTTCGTTGTACAACAAAGACGATATGCCAGCTGTTGTTGCAGCGCTAGAGACATCATCCACTGTGTATGACGTAATAGCAAGTGCTATCCGGAGGAACTGGAACTTAACTCTTGGAGTCAGTTCTGAAGTTCCCGAGGACACGGTAAACCCTAGAGATGAAGGAGCTGGTTCCGGTGCATCAACCAGCTCTTCGGAATTGGCAAACTACGCCAATCTCTACGGGTTTGCTCGTATGTCATACAAGTTCTCCAAGGAGTTGGCCTCAAAATGGTCCGAAGAAGAGCAAGCCACGAAATCAGCAGGAGAGATCATTGGGAGGCAGATGAGGGTGATCTCCAACAAGTATGCTGCATTTTCGTGGCCGAATCTCAGAGACCTGGGTCTGGCCACCACCAGGAGAGAGAACTGCGGATGGTGCATCTGCTGCAAAGTTCCCCAATTGGAAAAAGATTGCTTGTTCATTGCCAGTGATAATGTTCAAGCATCTGAAAATTTCACGAGCCAGGCTTTGGGTATCATGCCAGGGTCGGATAGTAGGAAGATCCATCTGGTTGATATCATATGCCATCTTATCTGGATCGAGGAATGCCTCCGTAGCCTTCTATCCGGCCCCTGGTTGGATCAAAGCTATTCCGGCCGTTGGCGGAACAATGCAGTTGAGGCTGCCCATATTGGAAGCCTGAAGCATTTGCTCATTGAG TTGGCATCGAATCTCCCTCGTCGCGTACTCTCTGGAGATTGGACAAAGAGTGTCGATAACGCAGCCACGATGGGCTCATCATCTCACACAATGAAGAAGTTCACAACGCGAGTGTCCCGACTACCTGCAGATAGCCGGGGAAAACGCAAGTGCCCAAAGAGCAAACTCGCCCGAACTCCAAAAGAGGAACAAGGTGTGAGTTTGTCTTGGTGGAGAGGCGGAAAGGCTTCGCGCAAGCTCTTCAACTGGAAG ACCTGTGGTATAGCAGGTGGTTGTAAGAAGATTGATGGGGTTAGCTACCCAGACGGTGGAGACTACGCCAAGAGGACGAAGGGTCTCGCTTGGTCGGCCGCTGTGGAGGCATCCAAGACAGTGGAGCAGCTTGCCCTTCAG GTGAGGCTATTCGACGCCAGCATCAAGTGGAACGCGGTAGGCATCATCAACCTTCACCCTGAACCCAAGAAAGATAAGCAAGGAAGGCGGTGA
- the LOC121746578 gene encoding signal peptide peptidase-like, which produces MSSEHAMRFPLVRSAMLLSLFLLLTFLSKDLVNAVVTCYFFVLGIAALAATSYPKLKDSCPNHGIIMLLHGVSHIFGIFMFIYFFAALEVEFTKSQLLAFDESYSKAEETDENSNKKAD; this is translated from the exons ATGTCCAGCGAACATGCCATGCGGTTTCCATTGGTTAGGAGTGCAATGTTGCTGTCACTGTTTTTACTTTTAACATTTCTGTCGAAAGACTTGGTTAATGCTGTTGTGACGTGCTATTTTTTTGTACTTGGGATTGCTGCACTAGC GGCAACAAGTTACCCGAAATTAAAGGATTCCTGCCCCAACCATGGAATCATAATGTTATTACATGGCGTTTCCCATATTTTCGGT ATATTCATGTTTATATATTTCTTCGCAGCTTTGGAGGTTGAGTTTACTAAATCACAG TTGTTGGCATTCGATGAATCATATTCAAAGGCTGAAGAGACCGACGAAAACTCTAACAAGAAAGCAGACTGA